The proteins below come from a single Chryseobacterium bernardetii genomic window:
- a CDS encoding ArsC/Spx/MgsR family protein, which yields MLVKVLHNGNCSKSNAVLEYLDENGVAFEIINIIEDPLSVMEIKTVLKKLNQSVFHIIRKTDKLYTENYADKNYSEEEWIKILAENPSLIQRPILVKGSVAMLGRPIENVKFFIEK from the coding sequence ATGCTAGTGAAGGTTTTACATAACGGAAACTGTTCAAAATCAAATGCCGTATTAGAGTATCTTGATGAAAACGGAGTGGCTTTTGAGATCATTAATATCATTGAAGATCCACTGAGTGTTATGGAAATTAAGACTGTTTTGAAAAAGCTTAATCAGAGTGTTTTTCATATCATTCGGAAGACAGATAAGCTGTACACTGAAAACTATGCAGATAAAAATTATTCAGAAGAAGAATGGATAAAGATTCTCGCTGAAAATCCTTCCCTGATCCAGAGACCTATCCTGGTAAAAGGCTCGGTAGCCATGTTGGGAAGACCTATTGAGAATGTAAAG
- a CDS encoding deoxynucleoside kinase — MHIAVTGNIGAGKTTLTTMLSKHYGWDAQFEDVDHNPYLEDFYSDMSKWSFALQVYFLGSRFRQVKEIRESGKNIIQDRTIYEDAHIFAENLNDMNLLSDRDFNNYSSVFDLMKSFVSAPDLLIYLKSDVPNLVKKIYKRGREYEASISIEYLSKLNQKYEKWISNYTEGKLLIIEVDDLDFVEKPEDFGLILEKIETELHGLF, encoded by the coding sequence ATGCATATTGCAGTTACAGGAAACATTGGAGCAGGAAAAACAACTTTAACCACAATGCTTTCCAAGCATTACGGATGGGATGCACAGTTTGAGGACGTAGACCACAACCCTTATCTTGAAGATTTTTATTCAGATATGAGTAAATGGAGCTTTGCACTGCAGGTGTATTTTCTGGGAAGCAGATTCCGACAGGTAAAAGAGATTAGAGAAAGTGGTAAAAATATTATTCAGGACCGTACTATTTATGAAGATGCTCACATTTTTGCAGAAAACTTAAATGATATGAATCTTCTTTCGGACAGGGACTTCAATAATTATTCATCTGTTTTTGACCTGATGAAATCCTTTGTTTCTGCACCGGATCTTTTAATCTATCTGAAATCAGACGTTCCCAACCTTGTAAAGAAAATTTACAAAAGAGGACGTGAATATGAAGCATCTATCAGCATTGAATACCTTTCAAAGCTTAATCAGAAATATGAAAAATGGATTTCCAACTATACAGAAGGAAAATTATTGATTATTGAGGTAGATGATCTTGATTTCGTAGAAAAACCAGAAGATTTCGGATTAATCCTGGAAAAAATTGAAACCGAATTACACGGCTTGTTTTAA
- a CDS encoding glutaminyl-peptide cyclotransferase, protein MKKNIIAGFAAILLLASCNKDKEILDTLNTYNNSMEAKGYHFGDKLQLPKEVTENAESVTISFGDKETSDLTIDPKFFTLGDNAVTFNIKTKGGEVLNQDATINVFAKNPEKNIAYQIVAEYPHDPKNFVQGFQAEGNTIYESDGQNGSSQILKYTLGTTTPLASTKQAPEDFSEGSTIVGDKVYQLTWQSKKGYIYDKNSLKLLSEFAYPNVLGEGWGLTYDGKNLIASDGSKLLYFLDPKDPSKLIKYIAVAGSSQAYDQLNELEYHNGFLYANVWQKPIILKINPATGEVVGTFDFTEIAKQNTKGTDDVLNGIAFKGENMLVTGKNWPKIYEVAIK, encoded by the coding sequence ATGAAAAAAAATATAATAGCGGGTTTCGCAGCAATTCTATTACTGGCATCTTGTAATAAAGATAAAGAGATTCTGGATACATTAAACACCTATAATAATTCTATGGAAGCAAAAGGATATCATTTCGGTGACAAACTTCAGCTTCCGAAAGAAGTAACAGAAAATGCAGAAAGCGTAACCATCAGCTTTGGAGATAAAGAAACATCAGATTTAACCATTGATCCGAAGTTTTTTACTTTAGGAGATAATGCCGTTACTTTCAATATCAAAACAAAAGGGGGAGAAGTATTGAACCAGGATGCAACCATCAATGTATTTGCAAAAAATCCTGAAAAGAATATTGCTTACCAGATTGTAGCAGAATATCCTCACGATCCTAAAAATTTCGTGCAGGGATTCCAGGCAGAGGGAAATACCATTTATGAAAGCGACGGGCAGAACGGATCTTCACAGATTTTAAAATATACCTTAGGAACCACTACACCACTGGCCTCTACCAAGCAGGCTCCGGAAGATTTTTCAGAAGGAAGTACTATTGTTGGTGATAAAGTATATCAGTTAACATGGCAAAGCAAAAAAGGATATATTTATGATAAAAATTCCCTTAAATTGCTTTCAGAATTTGCCTATCCAAACGTATTAGGTGAAGGTTGGGGATTAACTTATGACGGGAAAAACCTGATTGCATCAGACGGAAGTAAATTATTATATTTCCTTGATCCTAAAGATCCTTCAAAACTGATTAAATATATTGCAGTAGCAGGAAGTTCACAGGCATACGATCAGTTAAACGAACTGGAGTACCACAACGGATTCCTGTATGCTAATGTATGGCAGAAGCCAATTATCCTGAAAATTAATCCTGCCACAGGAGAAGTTGTAGGGACATTTGATTTCACTGAAATTGCAAAACAGAATACCAAAGGAACGGATGATGTTCTGAACGGAATTGCTTTTAAAGGAGAAAATATGCTGGTAACAGGGAAGAACTGGCCAAAGATTTATGAAGTTGCTATTAAATAA
- a CDS encoding VOC family protein, giving the protein MSRFTGLRPMLWTENLDETIGFYIHILGFELLSRNDEWHWASLRKDDVYIMFTLPNRHENPVTIGFTGSFYFNVNNVDELWENLKTKAGICYEIETFQWGMREFAVYDNNGYVLQFGEPVDNIGNTE; this is encoded by the coding sequence ATGAGCAGATTTACAGGCCTTAGGCCGATGCTTTGGACTGAGAACTTAGATGAAACCATAGGGTTTTATATTCATATTCTCGGCTTTGAATTACTAAGCAGAAATGATGAATGGCATTGGGCTTCCCTTAGAAAAGATGATGTTTATATAATGTTTACTTTGCCTAATAGGCATGAAAATCCTGTAACGATTGGTTTTACGGGATCATTTTATTTTAATGTAAATAATGTGGATGAATTATGGGAAAACCTTAAAACAAAAGCCGGAATCTGTTATGAGATAGAGACATTTCAATGGGGAATGAGGGAATTTGCAGTGTATGATAACAACGGATATGTCCTACAATTTGGTGAACCTGTGGATAATATTGGCAATACGGAATAA
- a CDS encoding GNAT family N-acetyltransferase, producing the protein MIVLQPFHIDDAPALISNIKDRRSLLQFAGPMYHFPLTQDQLERDLSDENRTLFKIVDIGNQKTIGHAQIFLKEKTFLLGRILIWDENNRGKGYGKKVMKELLKYGFSNFNRELAELNVYDWNTGAVECYKKVGFAIDPEVKNEVKIDDETWVSINMKIRRNTFEQQES; encoded by the coding sequence ATGATCGTATTACAGCCTTTTCATATTGACGATGCGCCTGCATTAATTTCAAACATTAAAGATAGAAGGTCCCTGTTGCAGTTTGCCGGGCCTATGTATCATTTTCCTTTGACTCAGGATCAGTTGGAAAGAGATTTGTCTGATGAAAACAGAACACTATTCAAAATAGTTGATATCGGGAATCAGAAGACAATCGGGCACGCTCAGATTTTTTTAAAAGAGAAAACATTTCTGTTGGGCAGGATTCTGATCTGGGATGAGAATAACCGTGGAAAAGGCTATGGAAAAAAAGTAATGAAGGAACTCCTGAAATACGGATTCAGCAATTTCAACAGAGAACTTGCAGAACTGAATGTATATGATTGGAATACCGGAGCTGTTGAATGCTATAAAAAAGTAGGATTTGCTATTGATCCGGAGGTAAAGAACGAAGTGAAAATTGATGATGAAACCTGGGTTTCAATCAATATGAAGATTCGCAGGAATACTTTTGAACAACAGGAATCATGA
- a CDS encoding SRPBCC family protein — MLTWIIHCFYNKVKIKHTWSYPDFSDQKTTVIWELQPENGGTLIKLTHEDIDNFKDLGEGFSRENFTGGWNSIVGQSLKEYLEK, encoded by the coding sequence ATTCTCACATGGATAATACACTGTTTTTACAATAAAGTAAAAATAAAACATACCTGGTCTTATCCTGATTTTTCAGATCAGAAAACAACTGTTATATGGGAACTGCAGCCTGAAAATGGAGGAACTTTAATAAAGCTGACCCATGAAGATATTGATAACTTTAAAGATTTGGGAGAAGGATTTTCAAGAGAAAATTTTACAGGCGGCTGGAACTCAATTGTTGGGCAAAGTTTAAAAGAATATTTAGAAAAATAA
- a CDS encoding Na+/H+ antiporter yields the protein MIHSYVIISIVVLLSVMILVMIGQKLKVAYPIFLVIAGLLISFVPGMPRIEIEPDLVFLIFLPPILFEAAWFTSWQDFHKWRKQIFSMAFGLVFLTSIVVAYLSSSIIPGLTVAMGFLLGGVNSPPDAVAATSVLKHMKIPKKITNILEGESLINDASSLIVFKFALAAVISGQFIWKDAVQDFFTMAIGGIAVGVAVGFLFGALLRIIPTNSNIDTVITLIVPYIMYVGAEHFHFSGVLAVVAGGLLMSYNSHCYLSHTSRIQSGNVWSVLIFLMNTIIFILIGLELPIVVEGLTDYTISEGIFYSVVIGGAIIGTRIVYSYALMYFPRLCSKELRLKVPKPDWREPFIISFAAMRGVVSLAAALSIPAFLPNGEAFPHRNIILFVTFVIILITLVGQGLLLAPILKLLNIQDAGSELPEEKQEVILMRKLKETALHKLENDFSELAVSNSLVRHQKHKLENEMMLMADKAQCMASTGDYVTAINQNKDVLRQIIQAQRNELHRMKKEKIFDDHVMRTIEMQLDFDEAKITGFSHG from the coding sequence ATGATTCACAGTTATGTTATAATATCCATTGTAGTCTTACTGTCTGTAATGATATTGGTAATGATCGGGCAGAAGCTGAAAGTAGCTTATCCTATCTTCCTTGTTATTGCAGGGTTGCTGATAAGCTTCGTTCCGGGAATGCCGCGTATAGAAATAGAGCCTGATCTTGTTTTCCTTATCTTTCTTCCCCCTATTTTATTTGAAGCTGCATGGTTTACCTCGTGGCAGGATTTTCATAAATGGAGAAAACAGATCTTTTCCATGGCTTTCGGCCTGGTGTTTTTAACATCAATAGTTGTTGCTTATCTTTCATCTTCTATTATTCCCGGACTCACCGTGGCAATGGGATTTCTTTTGGGAGGAGTAAATTCTCCGCCGGATGCCGTAGCTGCTACTTCAGTACTGAAGCATATGAAAATTCCTAAAAAGATCACCAATATCCTGGAAGGAGAAAGCCTGATTAATGATGCGTCCAGCTTAATTGTCTTTAAATTTGCTTTGGCAGCCGTTATTTCAGGACAGTTTATCTGGAAGGATGCCGTTCAGGATTTCTTTACCATGGCGATCGGAGGAATTGCTGTTGGAGTGGCGGTAGGCTTTCTGTTTGGAGCACTGTTGAGGATTATTCCTACCAACTCCAATATCGATACTGTGATTACTCTGATTGTTCCTTATATTATGTATGTAGGAGCAGAACACTTCCATTTTTCAGGAGTATTAGCAGTGGTTGCGGGAGGATTACTGATGTCTTACAATTCCCATTGTTATCTGAGTCATACCTCAAGGATACAGTCCGGAAATGTCTGGAGTGTGTTGATATTCCTGATGAATACCATTATTTTTATCCTTATTGGTCTTGAATTGCCAATTGTAGTGGAAGGTCTTACAGATTATACAATTTCAGAAGGAATTTTCTACAGTGTGGTGATTGGCGGAGCTATTATCGGAACAAGAATTGTCTACAGCTACGCTTTGATGTATTTCCCAAGACTCTGCTCCAAAGAATTAAGACTAAAAGTTCCGAAACCGGATTGGCGTGAACCATTTATCATCAGTTTCGCTGCGATGAGAGGAGTTGTTTCTCTGGCAGCAGCGCTGTCCATTCCTGCCTTTTTACCTAATGGAGAAGCATTTCCACATAGGAACATTATTTTATTTGTCACTTTCGTTATTATATTAATTACCCTGGTTGGTCAGGGATTATTGCTTGCCCCAATTTTGAAATTGCTGAATATTCAGGATGCCGGAAGTGAATTACCGGAAGAAAAGCAGGAAGTGATCCTGATGCGAAAACTTAAAGAAACGGCTTTACATAAACTTGAGAATGATTTTTCAGAGCTGGCAGTATCTAACAGCCTTGTTCGTCATCAGAAACATAAACTGGAAAACGAAATGATGCTGATGGCAGATAAGGCCCAGTGTATGGCCTCTACCGGAGATTATGTTACAGCAATCAATCAGAATAAAGATGTACTGCGCCAGATCATCCAGGCTCAGAGAAATGAACTGCACAGAATGAAAAAAGAGAAAATATTTGACGATCACGTGATGAGAACCATCGAAATGCAGCTGGATTTTGATGAAGCAAAAATCACCGGATTCTCACATGGATAA
- a CDS encoding bestrophin family protein, producing MHSGKRFGAREFVNWTRRSIYALLVLAAIPTVLYFLGWKFLSVPWQPIAIMGTAVAFIVGFKNNASYSRLWEARQIYGAIINDSRSFGYIVRDSLHGKDPDKVKEMFLRHYAWLTALRFQLREPRIWENTGTAQFDEYAKKYDIPERLSKLDDELKKYLSETELQYILTKKNRATQLMARQSKDLSEAYEKGEINDFQWAQINQQLVKFTDSQGKAERIKNFPYPRNFSSITTYLLLLFIVFVPFGLLKEFDKLGEGSMVEGWTIWFNIPFSLLVTWCFHTLDSVGEASVNPFEGSANDVPITQISRTIEIDMRDMLDETDLPPAITPKNNIVL from the coding sequence ATGCATTCAGGAAAAAGATTTGGAGCACGCGAATTTGTCAATTGGACAAGACGCAGTATCTATGCTCTGCTGGTATTGGCAGCTATACCTACTGTTTTATATTTTTTAGGCTGGAAATTCCTTTCCGTACCCTGGCAGCCTATCGCTATCATGGGGACTGCAGTTGCTTTTATCGTAGGATTTAAGAATAATGCCAGTTACAGCAGGCTCTGGGAAGCAAGGCAGATTTACGGAGCCATTATTAATGACAGCCGCAGCTTTGGATATATTGTAAGAGATTCTCTTCATGGTAAAGACCCGGATAAAGTAAAAGAAATGTTCCTTCGTCATTATGCATGGCTTACGGCACTAAGATTTCAGCTTAGAGAACCCAGGATATGGGAAAATACAGGAACTGCTCAGTTTGATGAGTATGCTAAAAAATATGATATTCCGGAAAGGCTTTCAAAGCTGGATGATGAACTGAAAAAATACCTTTCAGAAACAGAACTGCAATATATTCTGACCAAGAAAAACAGGGCAACACAATTGATGGCAAGACAAAGCAAAGACTTGTCTGAAGCATATGAAAAGGGAGAGATCAATGACTTTCAATGGGCACAGATCAATCAGCAGCTGGTGAAATTTACTGACAGCCAGGGAAAGGCAGAGAGAATTAAAAACTTTCCTTATCCAAGGAACTTTTCATCCATTACAACCTATCTTTTGTTGTTATTCATTGTATTTGTTCCTTTCGGATTGTTGAAAGAATTTGATAAACTGGGAGAAGGCTCCATGGTAGAAGGATGGACAATTTGGTTCAATATTCCCTTCTCCTTACTGGTAACATGGTGCTTTCATACTTTAGACAGTGTAGGAGAGGCATCAGTAAATCCTTTTGAAGGAAGTGCCAATGATGTACCTATTACCCAAATCAGCCGGACCATTGAAATAGATATGAGAGATATGCTGGATGAAACTGATCTTCCACCGGCAATTACTCCAAAAAACAATATTGTACTTTAA
- a CDS encoding DUF2490 domain-containing protein encodes MRKVFTKLAFAVLSLGSVLTWAQKNDLGAWYMYFGNNKISKKLNWHNEVQYRNFDAIGDLEQLLIRTGIGYDLTENNNNVLLGYGFILSQPYVNGEKKENIEHRIFQQYITKQKFGRFNLQHRYRLEERFLEDDFRMRFRYMLGLNIPITQKEMLPKTLYASVYNEIFLHFNSPVFDRNRVYGALGYVINKNMRIEAGYMNQIQENRNRGQIQIGFYNNIPFTKN; translated from the coding sequence ATGAGAAAGGTTTTTACGAAGTTGGCATTCGCGGTATTAAGTTTAGGTTCAGTTCTGACATGGGCACAGAAAAATGATCTGGGTGCCTGGTATATGTATTTTGGGAATAATAAGATCAGTAAGAAATTAAACTGGCACAATGAAGTTCAGTACAGAAATTTTGATGCCATTGGAGATCTGGAGCAGCTTCTCATCCGTACCGGGATTGGATATGATCTGACAGAAAATAATAATAACGTCTTGTTAGGATATGGATTTATCCTTAGCCAGCCTTATGTAAACGGAGAGAAAAAGGAAAATATAGAGCACAGAATTTTCCAGCAGTATATTACCAAGCAGAAATTCGGACGTTTTAACCTCCAGCATCGCTATCGTTTGGAAGAACGTTTTCTGGAAGACGATTTCAGGATGAGGTTCCGTTATATGTTAGGATTAAATATCCCCATCACTCAAAAAGAAATGTTGCCGAAAACATTGTATGCATCCGTATATAATGAGATCTTCCTCCATTTCAATAGTCCTGTTTTTGATAGAAACAGGGTATATGGAGCTTTAGGTTATGTGATTAATAAAAACATGAGAATTGAAGCCGGATATATGAATCAGATTCAGGAAAACAGGAACAGAGGACAAATCCAGATTGGTTTTTATAACAATATACCGTTTACCAAAAACTGA
- a CDS encoding DUF1398 domain-containing protein yields MEFTIEDISAAHQKVKSGADFPQYIQAIKSLGVSHYTTYVSDGNTSYFSRDHQSVHTGSKYGPLIISEKTNLDNFKSKLKLHQQGDTDYYTFCNDCAENGVEGWNMNLDTMTCTYFDSGKHEILVEQIPD; encoded by the coding sequence ATGGAATTTACAATTGAAGATATTTCAGCAGCACACCAGAAAGTAAAAAGTGGGGCAGATTTCCCTCAGTACATTCAGGCTATAAAAAGTTTGGGTGTTTCTCACTATACAACTTATGTTTCTGACGGAAATACAAGCTATTTCAGCAGAGACCATCAATCAGTTCATACCGGAAGTAAATATGGTCCGCTTATTATTTCTGAAAAAACCAATCTTGACAATTTCAAATCTAAATTAAAACTTCATCAGCAAGGAGATACAGATTATTATACTTTCTGTAATGACTGTGCAGAAAATGGAGTAGAAGGCTGGAATATGAACCTTGATACAATGACCTGTACTTATTTCGATTCTGGTAAACATGAGATCCTGGTAGAGCAGATTCCCGATTGA
- a CDS encoding response regulator transcription factor, which yields MEKDTIRLMIVDDEALFRQGISLLIQREKDIMLVRDFSNGRELLDAFVSLEELPDIILMDLNMPEINGVEATKQIHIKYPQIKIIALTSYNTKAFIVNMIQSGACSFLKKNSSPSELLNAIREVHQKGFYYNNEVMEALHQNLTEPKKKISSIFDANHISKREKEVLELICQQYSTPEIADRLFISSRTVEGHRNSLLLKTGSKNTAGLVVYAIESKMIDTNYLKDRFD from the coding sequence ATGGAAAAAGACACCATTCGCCTGATGATCGTAGATGACGAAGCCCTGTTTCGCCAGGGGATTTCATTGTTAATACAGAGAGAAAAAGATATTATGCTGGTACGGGATTTCAGCAATGGAAGAGAATTGCTTGATGCTTTTGTCTCTCTTGAAGAGTTACCGGATATTATACTGATGGATCTCAATATGCCGGAAATTAACGGAGTGGAAGCAACCAAACAAATCCATATCAAATATCCTCAGATCAAAATTATAGCTCTCACCAGCTATAATACAAAAGCTTTTATTGTCAATATGATCCAGTCTGGGGCGTGTTCCTTTTTGAAAAAAAATTCAAGTCCTTCAGAATTGCTTAATGCCATTAGGGAAGTACATCAAAAAGGGTTTTATTATAATAACGAAGTAATGGAGGCTTTGCACCAGAATCTTACTGAGCCCAAGAAGAAGATCTCCAGTATCTTTGATGCCAATCATATTTCTAAAAGAGAGAAAGAAGTGTTGGAACTGATCTGTCAACAATACAGCACTCCTGAAATTGCAGACAGGCTTTTTATCAGTTCGAGAACCGTTGAAGGGCACCGTAATAGCCTTCTTTTGAAAACAGGATCTAAAAATACAGCTGGCCTGGTGGTGTATGCCATTGAAAGTAAAATGATAGATACCAATTATCTGAAAGACAGGTTCGATTGA
- a CDS encoding sensor histidine kinase, giving the protein MNENTIISTIVYTFLAFTLLAVTLVIFYYFSNKKITKNLLQKKELELRYEKDLTHAIISSQEKERLRIAQDLHDDISSKLSVVSLNIHLLDFDNLTREEYSELKNKIISLVNTTAESARQISHDLLPPILEKFGLHAAIDALCSEINMSKAVQISYANSLYFAKAEDEKNLHIFRILQELINNSIKHGESTHIDIIFKGKDGKNTCIYKDNGKGFNLNEDVLKGGLGLRNIRSRVELINGTLKIESETRKGITIEFTF; this is encoded by the coding sequence ATGAATGAAAATACAATTATTTCCACTATAGTCTATACCTTTCTGGCTTTTACCCTGCTGGCAGTTACGCTGGTCATATTCTATTATTTTTCAAATAAAAAAATAACGAAAAACCTTCTTCAGAAAAAAGAACTGGAACTCAGGTATGAGAAAGACCTTACCCATGCCATTATCAGTTCCCAGGAAAAAGAACGATTACGGATTGCCCAGGATCTCCATGATGATATCAGTTCAAAATTAAGTGTAGTCTCTTTAAATATCCATCTGTTGGATTTTGATAATTTAACGAGAGAGGAATATAGTGAACTGAAAAACAAAATTATCAGTCTGGTAAATACCACAGCAGAAAGCGCCAGGCAGATCTCACATGACCTGCTTCCTCCCATTCTTGAGAAATTTGGGTTACATGCAGCCATAGATGCATTGTGCTCAGAAATTAACATGTCTAAAGCCGTACAGATCTCTTATGCCAACAGCCTTTATTTTGCAAAAGCTGAGGATGAAAAAAATTTGCATATCTTTAGGATACTTCAGGAATTAATTAATAATTCTATAAAACACGGGGAAAGTACTCATATTGATATCATATTTAAAGGAAAGGATGGAAAAAATACATGTATCTATAAGGATAATGGTAAAGGATTCAATCTCAATGAAGACGTTCTGAAAGGAGGATTGGGATTACGGAACATAAGAAGCAGAGTAGAACTTATCAATGGTACATTGAAGATAGAAAGCGAAACCAGGAAAGGAATTACTATAGAATTTACATTTTAA
- a CDS encoding T9SS type A sorting domain-containing protein, translating into MRCFHLYDQSGKLVKSKEVVRGENKIDISELPDGAYLMKTESESYKIIKKN; encoded by the coding sequence ATACGCTGTTTCCACCTATATGACCAATCCGGAAAACTTGTAAAATCAAAAGAAGTTGTCAGAGGTGAAAATAAGATTGATATCAGCGAACTTCCTGATGGAGCTTACCTGATGAAAACCGAATCAGAAAGCTATAAAATCATTAAAAAGAATTAA
- a CDS encoding VOC family protein: MKLGAFSISLSVKDLQKSKDFYEKLGFAVMAGATEQNYLIMKNGTTLIGLFQAMFDRNMLTFNPGWDENAQNLESFDDVREIQKRLKEGGVEIDKEADETTSGPEHIYLKDPDGNMILIDQHR, translated from the coding sequence ATGAAATTAGGAGCATTTTCAATCAGCCTAAGTGTAAAAGATCTTCAGAAATCCAAAGATTTTTATGAAAAACTGGGGTTTGCTGTTATGGCTGGAGCTACAGAACAAAATTATCTGATCATGAAAAACGGAACTACTTTGATAGGTCTGTTTCAGGCTATGTTTGATAGGAATATGCTGACCTTTAATCCGGGATGGGACGAGAATGCCCAAAATCTGGAATCTTTTGACGATGTACGTGAAATTCAGAAACGTTTAAAGGAGGGTGGAGTAGAGATTGATAAGGAAGCTGACGAAACCACTTCAGGACCGGAGCATATCTATCTGAAAGATCCGGATGGAAATATGATCCTGATCGATCAGCATAGATAA
- a CDS encoding DUF1569 domain-containing protein gives MENVFDAKDAQNYIDRINRLVEDTHGLWGKMTVDQMLAHCCITYEMVYEPEKHKKPGSIAKFILKTFVKPKVVGEKAYPKDSPTAPQFLISGRKNFEEEKRRLIGFIQKTQQLGAEAFDGKESFSFGKLKAHEWNNMFAKHLNHHLAQFGV, from the coding sequence ATGGAAAATGTATTTGACGCAAAAGACGCTCAAAACTATATTGACAGGATAAACAGGCTGGTGGAAGATACGCATGGTTTATGGGGGAAAATGACAGTGGATCAGATGCTGGCACACTGCTGTATTACATATGAAATGGTATATGAGCCGGAAAAGCATAAAAAGCCTGGATCTATTGCAAAGTTTATTTTGAAGACTTTTGTAAAACCTAAAGTGGTGGGTGAAAAAGCTTATCCTAAAGATTCCCCTACAGCTCCTCAGTTTTTAATATCGGGAAGAAAAAATTTTGAAGAAGAAAAAAGAAGACTGATCGGTTTTATCCAAAAAACCCAGCAATTGGGAGCAGAGGCTTTCGATGGTAAAGAATCTTTCTCCTTCGGAAAATTAAAGGCCCACGAGTGGAACAATATGTTTGCAAAACATTTGAACCACCACTTAGCTCAGTTCGGAGTTTAA